Part of the Nitrospiraceae bacterium genome is shown below.
CCGAGCCCAAACCCACCGGTCCTTTTCAACAATGGCTGGACCGTGTTTCACGTCCGATCGACTTTGCCAGCCGGGATGCGTTTGCCCATCTCCCCACCGTAAAAAATCTCAATCGGTTTGTCTCCTCGCAAGTGGTCCAGGCGCTCTCTGACCGTGTTTACCCACGGGCAATTGAAACGGCCTTACTCAGGTTGCGCGAATTATTCGCCGAGGACCGCCAACGGCTTTCTCCGATCGAGCAACAACGACGGCTGCGGGAAGCCGCGACGATTCTGAGTACGTTGCGGGCGGCTGCGCAGGACCCTGCTCACGCGTGGAATGAGCCACAGGATGTGGTTGCGTCTTCGCCGGCGGGACGCGGGTATGTCTCGAACGAATTGTGGAAGGTCCCGATTCGATTCGCGAAGGGGGTCGGTCCGCAACGAACAGCGCTCTTAAACCGCATGGGCATTGCGACCGTTGAGGATGCGCTATGGACGGTGCCCTGGCGATATGAAGATCGGTCGGTCATCACGCCGATCGGACGTCTCGCGGTCGGGGCGCAGGCGTCGATCTGTGGAACAATCGTTCACAGCAAGGCGAAACGCGCACGGCATCGGCGTCTTTCCATCCTTGAGGTGACGGTGGAGGATGAAACAGGGGCGATCCAGATCCTGTTCTTCAATCAACCGTACCTCGAGCAACTGCTTCCCGTGGGCACCCGTGTGATGATGACCGGTCGAGTGGTCGTCGGCGCGCGAGGATGGATCGACCGCCGCATGGAAGTCTCGCAGTACGAAGTGTTGGGCGAAGATACCGAATCGCCGTTACATGTGGGCTGCATCGTACCGATTTACCATGAGACAAAGGGTTGGACTTCGCGGCAGATGCGGGTGCTGATCCGAGGGTTGCTCGACCTGCATGCAGGAAGTCTTCAAGAAATCCTGCCGGTCCCGCTGCGGGCCCGGTATCGGCTTCCGCCTATCCAACATGCGATTGAAGACGTGCATTTCCCGAAAGCCGGGACGGATGGGGGTCAATTGGATCGAGGCCTGACGCTGGCGCACCGGAGACTCGCGGTTGAAGAATTGTTTCTGCTGCAGCTGGCCTTAGCCTCACGGCAACGGGTCGTGAAAGAAGAAGTGAAAACAGTTCGATTCGGCGCTCACACGTCGCTCTTGGCGAGGCTGGTTCGATTACTGCCATTCCGTCTCACCCCGCCACAGGAACGGGTGATCGATGAGATTCGACAGGATATGGTGTCCACCCGCCCGATGAACCGGTTGATTCAGGGCGATGTCGGATCAGGAAAAACCGTCGTGGCTCTGCATGCGATGGTGGTCGCGTGCGGGTCCGGTTATCAAGCGGCGTTGATGGCGCCCACGGAAATTTTGGCCGAGCAGCATTATCGAAACATGAAAGGCCTTCTGGAGTCGCTCGGCCTGACCACGGTGCTGGTGACAGGCGGAGGACGAGCGGCGACCCGGAAAGTCGTGCGCGAACAAGTGGCCTCCGGAAAAGCCCATGTGATTATCGGGACTCATGCGCTCATTCAGGAGGGGATCGCATTTGCAAAGCTCGGGCTCGCGGTTATTGATGAGCAACATCGGTTCGGGGTGTTGCAACGGAAGACCCTGATTGACAAGGGATATCGGCCGGACGTGCTCGTGCTGACGGCTACGCCGATTCCACGAACGTTGGCCATGACGGTCTACGGGGATCTCGATGTGTCGGTGATCGACGCGATGCCGCCTGGTCGAAAACCGGTTCGCACTTGGCTGTTCGGCGAGGCGCAGCGTCGACGGGCGTATCAGATCGCACGCGACGAGTTGCGAAACGGCCGGCAGGTCTATGTGGTCTATCCCCTCGTTGAGGAATCGGAAAAAACAGACCTCCAAGCAGCAATCCAAGGTGCTGGGCGGCTCCAGGAGGAAGAGTTTGCCGACTTCCACGTCGGTTTGTTGCATGGGCGGCTCAAGTCCGACGAGAAGGAACGGGTGATGCTGTCGTACAAGCGAGGTGACATTCAGGTTTTAGTCGCGACAACGGTGGTGGAAGTCGGAGTCGACGTGCCCAATGCCTCCGTCATGATGATCGAACACGCCGAACGGTTCGGTTTGGCTCAGTTGCATCAATTGCGCGGACGAGTGGGACGGAGCGGACATCAATCCTATTGTTTTCTCATGGCATCAACAGGGGCTGTATCGAGGTCGTTCAAGGCCAAATCGGCTGGTGACTCCGCCACAGCCTCCCGAGAGCGACTCGAGGCGCTTGTCCGGTCGAACGATGGGTTTGTGATCGCGGAAGAGGACTTACGGATTCGCGGGCCCGGCGAATTCTTCGGGTTTCGCCAATGGGGTATGCCAGAGTTTCGTGTCGCCAACTTGATCCGCGACGCCGACCTGCTCCAACAGGTTCGCCAGGAAGCGTTTGCGCTCTTGCGACAGGATCCGCACTTGAAGGCGCCCATGCATCAAGGATTGCGCGAGGCCATGGTGCGGAAGTGGGAAAAGAAGTTGGATTTGGGATCGGTGAGTTAATTAATCGGGCGAGGGGGACTGTATAATCCTATCTCTAGCCCCTCGCCTCTCGCCCTCAGCCAGATGGTGACATGGGATTACTGCAACGGTTAAAGCACGATTTCAAAGCGGGACTGGCGACGCTCCGTCTCGGGACGGCCCAAGCGGCCAATCGGGCCTTAGAGGAAACGGAATTACTGCGACTCCGTCTCGAGGTCCGCAAGCTTGATCAGCAGCTTGGAGACCTCTATCGAGACGTCGGAGAGCGAGCGGTAAACTTGCGAGAACGAGGGGAGCCGGCCGAGCGACTTTTGCAAGATACGGAGCTGGCACGGTTGGTCAGAGAGGTGCAGGAGTTGAAAGAAACTAGAAAGAAGCTAGAGGCCGACATGGACGACATCCGGGCCGGATTGTAATGCCACAGTGAGAGAGGCGAAACCGATAAGGCTTGCCGGGGTCGACATAGGAACACTCACCTGCCGGTTGCTCATCGCCGATCTTCCCGTTGGCGGACGACTGGTGGAACTGCACTCAGATCGCCGCATTCTTCGCCTCGGCGAAGGGGTTGATCAAGCCAAGACACTCAGTGAAACCGCCATGGGTCGGGTTATCGCTTGTTTACGCGAGTGGCGGGAGGTGATCGAGACCTACCAGGTTAACCGCTGCATCGCGGTGGCGACGAGCGCAGTGCGGGATGCGGGCAATCGAGCCGAGTTTCTCGATCGCATCAAACGCGAGGCCGGTTTCGAGGTTGAGATCATTACTGGTGCAGAAGAAGCCAGACGAACATTGCTGGGGATTCGCTCCGGATTGCCCGATGGCGTCACCGAAGTGTTGGCGCTGGATATCGGCGGCGGCAGCACAGAGTTCATCCTGGATCGTCCAGGGCATAAACCGATCGTGCGGTCGATCAATATCGGAGTCGTCCGCCTATGCGATCGAATTATTCGTCATGACCCGCCGACTGACGAGGAAGTGCGACAGGCGCGCGAGTGGGTCGCGCGGGAAACCAGAGCCGCAATTGTCGATATGGGCAATTGTCATGGTGCGACGTTCGTTGGGACGGCCGGCACGATCACCAGCCTCGCGGCCATGGCACAGAAACTTCCTGCCTACGAACCGGCCAGGATTCACAACTACACACTCGACTTAGATACCATTCGAGAATTAGAACAGGCGCTGCTCAGTAGGAAAAAAGCTGACCGTGTCGGCTTACCCGGTCTCGAAAGAGGCCGCGAAGAGGTTATCGTTGCCGGTGCGATCATTATCCAAACAGTGATGGAGACGCTTGGACTGTGCGAATGCCTGGTCAGCGACCTGGGGTTGCGTGAAGGGGTCTTGATAGAACTGGCGGCAAGGATCTCAGAATCATGAACAGACTGATTGCTGAACGTTGACGTCTGGCAACTTCCTCGCTCACCGCTGTGAATACCACCGAAACCCTTTGCTCTCGGTATAAGTAGGCTTCGGGGGGCCGCCCGGCTTTTCCAGTAACAACACTTTGAAGTCAATCAGTCCGAACCAGGCTGGGTCTGCGACGTCGTGGTAGTGCGTGCCTTGCAGCTTGGGCAGCATGTCACCGAGTGCTTGTTTCAGTTCGTTTTCGGTGTACGCACGGACGGTGAAGGGCTTGTTCATGGCTTGGCAAAATCGTTGAATGGTATAGGCCGCACCGGTGCAGAGCACTTTCGTGTCGGGCTTCATGCCTAAGAACTGGGGCAGTGAGAGATAGCGCTCTTGAAAGCCGAGCCAGCGGACAGCCTGGCGCAGATGGCTGTACTGCACCTCGTATTCGGTATGGCCCGGGAGCTTCACCGGCGCCGGCCAGCCTTCTTCAATGCCAAACTCCGTCAGGAAAGCCCGTCCACCCGGTTTGAGGACGCGCCAGAGTTCTGCAACGAAACGAATCGGTCCCAAGTTGAAGATGACGTCGTCTGGAAGATCGGCTTCGAGCGGCAACCGCAGCCGTCTGATCCAGTCCAACGCTTCTTGATGCTGTGCGGTCGCACCGGTTCCCGAGAGGAGTTCACTTTTGCTGAGTTTCACCGGCGTCATATCGGCCATGTTTTCGTTGTCGATCACGAGATCGACCGAATTGTCGCCGAACGGCAGCTGCTCTCCATTGGCCCTGGTGCCGATCCCGCTCCACCCGCCTTCTTTTGCCCGCTGGGTCTGGAGCTTCAAGAACGGGTGTGTGATATCGAGCGACACATATTTCATGGCCTGTCGTTCAAACGGCAATAGTTCCTTTGCCATCTCTCGCGCTATATAGCCGAGTCCCCCGCCCACTTCGAGTATGATTTTCGGTTTGGGGTTGAACCAACCGAGCTTGCGGAGTTGCTGCATGAGAAGCCGACCATAGGTGAGTCCGTTGAGAGCGTCGTTTGGTTCCCGGAAAAGGTGTGAGACGGTGGTTTCAATCAAATCGAAGTGTCCGTCGTCCTGTGCACTGTCGCTCAGTTCATGGCGGTGAAACTCTTCGAGGTGCTCCTCGCCTTCGAATCCTTCCTGGCCGGACCAGCCTTCCCGGATTTGTTGCAGCAGCACGTCCCACTTGGCCTTGTGCCGATGGCCGCCAGGCGGCTCCGCGCCGAAGTAGCAGAGAGAATAGGTGGGGAGGGCCCAGCGTTCCAAGTACCACTTGCCGGTCTGCCCGTCCGGTCCGCAAATGCGGGCGCCATATTTCTCGAGCAATGCACCAACGGAGATGTGGCCGTTCATCGATTTCAGCATATCTAGGCCGGTTCGATTGAGTCGGACCACTGGCAAGTTATCGTCGAGAGGCGCAAACCACCATTCGTCGTCGCTGTGCTGAAAGGCGACGAGGTCGGGAATGTGCCAGGCCAGGAGTGCGCGGGTCTCTCTGGTCAGTTCGAGCGGTTCATGGACAGCAACGGCTGGTTTCATGGCGGACCAACATGATCGAGCGCCGAAGCCTACACGAGTGATCCATTTCCCCGCAAGGAGGTGTGTGTTGGTATATTTTGGCTGGTGTCGTTTGTTTGGTCTATTTGGTTCGTGTCGTGCTTTTGGTCCGATGAACGAAATGAACCAGGCAAACGAAATAAACGAGACAAACCGAGAAACGAGAGCTAGAGCTGAGAGGGGTTGGCGGAGTCCGTCACAGTGATCACGCCGTGCATGATGGGATGGATACGGCAAATGTAGGGATACCGCCCAGGTGTGAGACTGGGAATGGTAAAGGTGCCGTTCGGGAGAACCACTCCGGAGTCGAATGCGCAAGCCTCTCCGTCTTCCAGGCAGCCTTGATGGGTAATGGTGTGTTCAGTCGGGGTGGGATTGTCCCACCGAATCGCCATGTGGCTGGAGACCGTCACGGCCTTCGGCACGAAGTAGGGCGATCCGTTCTCAATGGTAATGAGAGTATACGGCGCTGTGGCCTCCGTCGGCCATGCTCCCATTAAAATTGCGCTGATTGTCGCTACCACGAAGAAGGTCTGTCTCATGGATTAGTCAATACTCCCTTAGTTATTTGAGCCACAACCCCGACCAAGAATTCTGAGAATCGTTGCATTATTGGTAATCATTCTACCATGCGAGTCAACCGTAAAAATTGGCCAGCTTGTGAGAGGTTTTGAGGGAGATATCCCCTTGACCTCATGAGAGGATTATACGATCCTCGCCCCCTATGGCCTGGCTCACAAAAATCTTTGGTTTCATCATGCGCGTGTCGTGGTGGAAGGGGCCTTTTGGTCTCGTCTGCGTCTTCCTGCTCGTTAGCGCGCTTCCAGCCAACGCCTTTACCCTCTCGAGTCCCAAGCCAGGAGCAGTCGTGTCTTCTGGTCAGGCTCTTTCCGTATCGATCGAGGCGAGGAATGATGTCAATCTTCTGGGGGTCAAATTCTATTGGTACCGCTCTGATCAAGAACCAATTGCTTCTCATCAGGCCGTTCCAGTTGCATTTACTCAGACCGTGGGCGCCGCACCGTATACAGGAGTGATTCCGGTTCCGGCTGACGGAATAGGGGTTATGCGCCTGCTCGCTATCGGGGAAGTAACGAGGGGGCGGTTCGGGGGGCACGAGGATTTTGATGAGGTACTCGTGACCGTTCGACCCAAAGCTGCCTTGACTGTGATCGAATTCGCCGTGGAAAAACCCTGGCGGTTGAATACCATCGGCAAACGAGTTCCGATACCGGCCGTGGGACAGTTCGCGGACGACGGAGTCAGGCCGCTGAGCGGGCCCGGTACAGAGAGTGAGTTTTGGTCCTCTGATGAACAGGTGGTCTCGGTTGATCCGGAAGGGATGGTCCAGGTGAAGGGGAACGGCAGGGCCGTTGTGACGGTGAAGAATCGTGGGAAGGAAGGCAAGCTTACGGTGCTCGTCGAAGCGGAAACGAGCCCGAACCACGAACCGGTGGCGCGTGTGCCGGCAGAACTGACCGTCAAGTCGGGCCACCTTGTGGTTCTTGACGGGATTCAAAGTCGGGATCCCGACGGCGATCCGCTCCATTATGAATGGAAACAACTCCGCGGGAATAAGGTCGCGCTGTTAAACAGCAACGAAGCCAAGGCGACTTTCATGGCGCCGCCCGTGATGCAACGGCGGCAATTTCAATTCTCACTCCAAGTGACCGATATGGCAGGCCCGGACACCGTAAAGGGAGCCGACAGCCGACCGGCGATGATTTCGGTATGGGTCGAACCCTAGTACACGAAACGCAGTAATAACGCAGGGGTTCTGCCCTGGTTGCATGAACCTAGAATTTCATGCTAGATGGTGCCCCGGATAGTCCTCTTGTATGCGAGGACGACAGGAGGGGAGACAATCGATGGCCAAAAAGAAAAAGAAGGCAGCGAAGTCGCGCTCGGCACGAGCGGGCAAGAAGGCGGCTGTAAAGAAAAAGAGGACAAAGAAAGCCGCCGCCAAAGCGAAGCGGAAACCTGTTTCGAAAAAGAAAGTTGCGGCAAAGAAGCCGTCTCTTCAAGCCAAAGCCGCAGGAGCACCGGTTAAAAAGTTCGTGCCGTCTTCCGAGGAGGAAACTCCCAGGCAGAAAGTCATTGCGAAACCGGCACTCCCGCTGGAACCCAAAGACGAGGAGCTCGACGAAGAAATGGGCGAGGAAGAATTGGAGATGTCGGGTGAGGGTGAGATGGACGACGAGATGGAAGAAGATCTCTCACTGGACGACGAAGACGAGGATGTGGATTACCTTGAAAAGTCCGAAGATCTGCTCGACGATTCCGACGACTACCGCACGCATTAAGTCCGTCTGTCCCACCGGTTGCTTCTTTCCTTCACGAGTACCATGAGTCATTTCCTGTTCATCGCCGGAGCCTTGCGGGAGCGGAGTTCGCAGGAAAGCGCAGAGGTACAACTTGCTCACGGTCTCTGGGGTCTTTGCACGTCACTAATCAAGGAGAATCTTGAGACCTTTCTTCAGCCCCATTCCTTCGGACTCGTCTATGTGCTCAAGGTCGGTCTCTGCGCCGAGTTTCAGATTCGTTCTCCCGTCCTGCCCTTCCGTGATCTTGACGAGCTTCTCAAAGACGACCTGAAAACCGAGGCTCGATTCGGTTTTGTACGCGTGAACGTGACGCGTCGGTGGATGTCGTCACCGCAGGAGAGCCAGACGATTCTGCAATCAGTGCTGAAGATTCCCGATCAGGCGGAACTGACCCGTCGTCTTGCGTTAGGCATGCATCGGCTGACTGAGGAGGAGTATGCCGCGATCGTCCGAGGGATCGGGGAACCGGCGAGCACAGGCTAAATGCGTTGGCCCGTCATGAGTTGATAGGCTTCGTCGATCGTCTCGACTTCTTTCACGGTCACGTTCAACTGAAGAGCCAACTCGTTCAGGTTCCACCGTTCATTATAGATTTGTCCGCGTGGAACCAGAATGGTGCGATATCCTTCGCGTGCGGCGGCACGCATTTTATCCGGAATGCTTCCAACGAACCCAATCTTTCCCCCAGGCTCGAACGTGCCAGTGAGAGCAATGCCGCGCTGAACTTTGTCTCCCTTGAACACAGCGATGAAGCCGACGGCCATGGCAGCACCGGCGCTCGGGCCGTCGGTGCCGGTGGGGGCATAGGCGACTCCGGCCACGGTGATGGTTCCGCTGTGTTGTATGGACGGGGTCCTTTCAATGGCATAGGAGAAAGCCTGGGACATTGAACCCAAGTGAGTACTGCCGAGTCGGATCCGACCCGCTATCCACTGCAACTGGGCCGGGTCAGGTTCCGGCTTTTTGTCCCACCACATCAAGAGCACTTCAAAAGCGCCGAGATTGTTGACTCCGACCGCGGCCAAGACCGGCAACTCGACGACATTGTCTGCGAAGAGTGATGCCGGAGTACTGCACGCGAGAGTTAAGAGCATGGCGAGGATGATCGAAACCTTGGTTCGCATAGCGACCGTTCGCATGAGATGAAGGAAAGTCAGAAGAAGATTCTGATCTCAGGTACGTAGTCTACCAAAGCTTATCGTGACGTCCAGCCTGACCACGGTTTCTGCCGCGCCTTCAACAGCCCGCATGACTCACGAGGGTTCGTGACGGGCCCCTCCCATCCCTCCCCCCCATGGCATGGGGAAGGGATGGGGTGCGAGACGGGTGCGCAGAGCCACGAGGGAGGAAGGCATCCTTGAAACAGTATGTCGACTGACCGAGTGGCGAGCCCACCAACATGCCTCAGAGTCGCATGCTGGCTTGTCGCAGTGGTGTATCGGCGGTTAGAGTAGAAGCCCTCGTGAAAAATGCGGGCTAGGGCATCCCGTGTGAAGGAGGGGTATGTTCATCCATCGACGAATTGGTCTTGTTATGGTGATTGCGGCCGTTTGGGGAGGGGTATTTGCAGAACGCGCGGGGTCCTGCGAAATCAAGGGCAGATCAACTCAAAACGATGCAGCGGTAATGCTTTCATTGAGCGCGGATTGCACGGATGCCGAGCGAGAAAAGCACGCCGTGGAGGCAGTCCAGATGATTGACGCGCTCAAGCGCGGTAAAGATGTCGATCTCTCCGGTGCAGTCATTCACGGGGACCTGTTACTTGATGCTCTTGTAGCCGGTCCTGTGCCTCAGGATCTCAAGGCAGTTGCGGCGATTGAGGGCAAAGAGATACGCGTGATTCAGGGCGTCGTGTCCATCGTCAATTCGATCGTGCACG
Proteins encoded:
- the recG gene encoding ATP-dependent DNA helicase RecG, which codes for MIRSEHDMWRSSEPKPTGPFQQWLDRVSRPIDFASRDAFAHLPTVKNLNRFVSSQVVQALSDRVYPRAIETALLRLRELFAEDRQRLSPIEQQRRLREAATILSTLRAAAQDPAHAWNEPQDVVASSPAGRGYVSNELWKVPIRFAKGVGPQRTALLNRMGIATVEDALWTVPWRYEDRSVITPIGRLAVGAQASICGTIVHSKAKRARHRRLSILEVTVEDETGAIQILFFNQPYLEQLLPVGTRVMMTGRVVVGARGWIDRRMEVSQYEVLGEDTESPLHVGCIVPIYHETKGWTSRQMRVLIRGLLDLHAGSLQEILPVPLRARYRLPPIQHAIEDVHFPKAGTDGGQLDRGLTLAHRRLAVEELFLLQLALASRQRVVKEEVKTVRFGAHTSLLARLVRLLPFRLTPPQERVIDEIRQDMVSTRPMNRLIQGDVGSGKTVVALHAMVVACGSGYQAALMAPTEILAEQHYRNMKGLLESLGLTTVLVTGGGRAATRKVVREQVASGKAHVIIGTHALIQEGIAFAKLGLAVIDEQHRFGVLQRKTLIDKGYRPDVLVLTATPIPRTLAMTVYGDLDVSVIDAMPPGRKPVRTWLFGEAQRRRAYQIARDELRNGRQVYVVYPLVEESEKTDLQAAIQGAGRLQEEEFADFHVGLLHGRLKSDEKERVMLSYKRGDIQVLVATTVVEVGVDVPNASVMMIEHAERFGLAQLHQLRGRVGRSGHQSYCFLMASTGAVSRSFKAKSAGDSATASRERLEALVRSNDGFVIAEEDLRIRGPGEFFGFRQWGMPEFRVANLIRDADLLQQVRQEAFALLRQDPHLKAPMHQGLREAMVRKWEKKLDLGSVS
- a CDS encoding Ppx/GppA phosphatase family protein is translated as MREAKPIRLAGVDIGTLTCRLLIADLPVGGRLVELHSDRRILRLGEGVDQAKTLSETAMGRVIACLREWREVIETYQVNRCIAVATSAVRDAGNRAEFLDRIKREAGFEVEIITGAEEARRTLLGIRSGLPDGVTEVLALDIGGGSTEFILDRPGHKPIVRSINIGVVRLCDRIIRHDPPTDEEVRQAREWVARETRAAIVDMGNCHGATFVGTAGTITSLAAMAQKLPAYEPARIHNYTLDLDTIRELEQALLSRKKADRVGLPGLERGREEVIVAGAIIIQTVMETLGLCECLVSDLGLREGVLIELAARISES
- a CDS encoding class I SAM-dependent methyltransferase, producing MKPAVAVHEPLELTRETRALLAWHIPDLVAFQHSDDEWWFAPLDDNLPVVRLNRTGLDMLKSMNGHISVGALLEKYGARICGPDGQTGKWYLERWALPTYSLCYFGAEPPGGHRHKAKWDVLLQQIREGWSGQEGFEGEEHLEEFHRHELSDSAQDDGHFDLIETTVSHLFREPNDALNGLTYGRLLMQQLRKLGWFNPKPKIILEVGGGLGYIAREMAKELLPFERQAMKYVSLDITHPFLKLQTQRAKEGGWSGIGTRANGEQLPFGDNSVDLVIDNENMADMTPVKLSKSELLSGTGATAQHQEALDWIRRLRLPLEADLPDDVIFNLGPIRFVAELWRVLKPGGRAFLTEFGIEEGWPAPVKLPGHTEYEVQYSHLRQAVRWLGFQERYLSLPQFLGMKPDTKVLCTGAAYTIQRFCQAMNKPFTVRAYTENELKQALGDMLPKLQGTHYHDVADPAWFGLIDFKVLLLEKPGGPPKPTYTESKGFRWYSQR
- a CDS encoding cupredoxin domain-containing protein — protein: MRQTFFVVATISAILMGAWPTEATAPYTLITIENGSPYFVPKAVTVSSHMAIRWDNPTPTEHTITHQGCLEDGEACAFDSGVVLPNGTFTIPSLTPGRYPYICRIHPIMHGVITVTDSANPSQL
- a CDS encoding S16 family serine protease, yielding MRTKVSIILAMLLTLACSTPASLFADNVVELPVLAAVGVNNLGAFEVLLMWWDKKPEPDPAQLQWIAGRIRLGSTHLGSMSQAFSYAIERTPSIQHSGTITVAGVAYAPTGTDGPSAGAAMAVGFIAVFKGDKVQRGIALTGTFEPGGKIGFVGSIPDKMRAAAREGYRTILVPRGQIYNERWNLNELALQLNVTVKEVETIDEAYQLMTGQRI